One Mycolicibacterium fortuitum subsp. fortuitum genomic window carries:
- a CDS encoding RNA polymerase sigma factor, giving the protein MALGAVDEAQLRDLIPGVLAALVHRGADFETAEDAVQEALVRACETWPSRPPDDPKGWLITTAWRRFLDHTRSDVARRNRETRVSAEPAAGPASDSDDTLQLYFLCAHPSLSVSAAVALTLRAVGGLTTRQIAQAYLVPEPTMAQRISRAKRAVAAVRLDRPGDLRTVLRVLYLVFNEGYGGDVDLAAEAIRLARQLARVTDDPEVAGLLALFLLHHARRPARTRADGTLVPLAEQDRTLWRRDLIAEGVQLLQAALAKDRLGEYQAQAAVAALHADAPSTEETDWVQIVEWYDELVALTDSPVVRLNRAVAVGEADGPQAGLAALAELDPALPRHTAAAAYLHERAGNISTAARLYVQAAAEAQSLPERNHLTLRASVLHGHISADGG; this is encoded by the coding sequence ATGGCCCTCGGGGCGGTGGACGAGGCGCAGCTTCGGGATCTCATTCCCGGGGTGCTGGCTGCTCTCGTCCACCGCGGAGCCGATTTCGAGACGGCTGAGGACGCCGTCCAGGAAGCGTTGGTCCGCGCCTGCGAGACCTGGCCGAGCCGGCCACCCGATGATCCCAAGGGCTGGCTGATCACCACGGCGTGGCGGCGGTTTCTCGACCACACCCGCTCGGACGTGGCGCGGCGCAACCGGGAAACCCGGGTCTCGGCCGAGCCCGCTGCCGGACCGGCCTCCGACAGCGACGACACGTTGCAGCTGTACTTCCTGTGCGCACACCCGAGCCTGTCTGTCTCGGCGGCGGTCGCACTCACGTTGCGCGCGGTCGGCGGCCTCACCACACGTCAGATCGCGCAGGCCTACCTGGTGCCGGAACCGACTATGGCGCAACGCATCAGTCGGGCCAAGCGCGCCGTCGCCGCGGTCCGCCTGGATCGTCCCGGCGACCTGCGCACTGTATTACGGGTGCTGTACCTGGTGTTCAACGAAGGTTACGGCGGCGATGTCGACCTGGCGGCCGAGGCGATCAGGCTGGCCCGGCAATTGGCCCGGGTCACCGATGATCCGGAAGTGGCGGGTCTGTTGGCGTTGTTCCTGCTGCACCATGCGCGCCGTCCGGCTCGCACGCGCGCCGACGGCACGCTCGTACCCTTGGCCGAGCAGGACCGCACGCTGTGGCGCCGCGACCTCATCGCCGAGGGCGTGCAGCTCTTACAGGCGGCGCTGGCCAAAGATCGGCTCGGTGAGTATCAGGCACAGGCGGCGGTGGCCGCGCTGCACGCCGACGCACCGTCCACCGAGGAAACCGACTGGGTGCAGATCGTCGAGTGGTACGACGAATTGGTCGCGCTCACCGACAGCCCGGTGGTGCGGCTCAATCGTGCCGTCGCCGTCGGCGAAGCCGATGGCCCGCAGGCTGGTTTGGCGGCGCTTGCCGAACTCGACCCGGCGCTGCCGCGCCACACCGCGGCCGCGGCCTACCTTCACGAGCGGGCGGGCAACATCTCGACGGCCGCACGGCTGTATGTGCAGGCGGCCGCCGAGGCGCAATCGCTGCCCGAGCGCAACCACCTCACCTTGCGCGCATCGGTCCTGCACGGACATATTTCTGCCGACGGCGGTTAA
- a CDS encoding YciI family protein: MAKYLFLKHYRGAPASVNDIPMDRWTPDEIQAHIRYMNDFADRLKTTGEYIDSQALAPEGTWVQYGGQGKPPVTDGPFAETKDLIAGWMVVDVDSYDRAIELAGELSAAPGAGGRPIHEWLEVRPFLTAPPTVTE; this comes from the coding sequence ATGGCCAAGTACTTGTTTCTCAAGCACTATCGAGGCGCGCCCGCTTCCGTCAACGACATCCCGATGGATCGATGGACACCCGATGAGATCCAGGCACACATTCGGTACATGAATGACTTCGCCGATCGACTCAAGACCACCGGCGAGTACATCGACAGCCAGGCCCTGGCCCCGGAGGGCACGTGGGTCCAGTACGGCGGCCAGGGTAAACCGCCGGTGACCGACGGCCCGTTCGCGGAGACCAAAGACCTGATCGCGGGCTGGATGGTGGTCGACGTCGACTCCTACGACCGTGCCATCGAGTTGGCGGGCGAATTGTCGGCCGCCCCGGGTGCGGGCGGTAGGCCGATCCACGAATGGCTGGAGGTGCGCCCGTTCCTGACGGCACCGCCGACCGTCACCGAGTAG
- a CDS encoding SMP-30/gluconolactonase/LRE family protein: MTSVEAIATVPFVDGIVYGEGPRWHDDRLWFTDGLAGRVYSVGETGDLGVELELARASGLGWLPDGTLVVSTLFAAELHHADRHGNLTASYDVSHLAWSTNDLLVAPDGRAYVDLYIADGRSLTGGIGLVSPDGTVRVVATGLSMPNGLGFLPDESTLVVSETHGSRLLAFAAGADGTLGAATVFADLGPQRHPDGLCIDAMGGVWVGCYDTGEFLRVLAGGEITHRIEIDRGWAVAPALGGPDGRTLYLIVDDTTHEGLLAGSSTGRVLQARVDVPGVGSP, from the coding sequence ATGACATCGGTCGAAGCCATCGCGACAGTCCCGTTCGTCGACGGGATCGTCTACGGCGAGGGACCCCGGTGGCATGACGACCGGCTCTGGTTCACCGACGGTCTCGCCGGACGGGTGTACTCGGTCGGCGAGACCGGTGACCTCGGTGTCGAGCTCGAGCTCGCGCGTGCCTCCGGCCTCGGGTGGCTACCCGACGGGACGCTCGTGGTGTCGACGCTCTTCGCCGCCGAGCTGCACCACGCCGACCGGCACGGAAACCTGACGGCCAGCTACGACGTCAGCCACCTCGCATGGTCCACCAACGATCTGCTGGTCGCGCCGGACGGCCGGGCCTATGTCGATCTCTACATCGCTGACGGCAGGAGCCTGACCGGCGGCATCGGACTGGTTTCACCTGACGGCACCGTGCGCGTCGTGGCCACCGGACTGTCGATGCCCAACGGTCTCGGGTTCCTGCCCGACGAGTCCACTTTGGTGGTCAGCGAAACCCACGGCTCACGCCTGCTGGCCTTCGCTGCCGGAGCCGACGGCACCCTCGGCGCTGCTACCGTGTTCGCCGACCTCGGCCCGCAGCGGCATCCCGATGGCTTGTGCATCGACGCGATGGGAGGGGTCTGGGTCGGCTGCTATGACACCGGCGAGTTCCTGCGCGTTCTCGCCGGCGGCGAGATCACCCACCGCATCGAGATAGACCGTGGCTGGGCGGTGGCACCTGCGCTGGGCGGCCCCGACGGACGCACGCTCTACCTCATCGTCGACGACACGACACACGAAGGACTGCTGGCAGGCAGTTCGACCGGACGTGTTCTGCAGGCTCGCGTCGACGTTCCGGGCGTCGGATCTCCCTGA
- a CDS encoding threonine/serine ThrE exporter family protein: protein MAEEGLNGRDRLRGGLRMALRGRRDPAPVAGRRSRASAGMGDVHTRKVLDLTIRLAEVMLSSGSGTADVVATAQDVAQAYRLTDCVVDITVATIIVSALPTADSPPVTIMRAVRTRSTDYTRLAELDRLVRRITSGGITVDEAHEAMDELTESPHPFPRWLATAGWAGFALGIALLLGGNWLTCLLASLTAALIDRVGRLLNRIGTPFFFQHAVGAAIATLIALAAYRYTGQGLSALVATGIVLLLSGMTLVGAVQDALTGYMVTAVARLGDAVFLTAGIVVGITGALQAATLLGVQIELHVNTAGTFITPRGPLPIFLAVVGAALAGICLTMASYAPLRSLPTAGLAAGLAELTLIGLGTAGFGQWAATGIAAVGVGFLATLISIRRQSPALVTATAGIMPMLPGLAVFWAVFAFAVDEKFGEGLAHLLSAAATALALGSGVVMGELLGSPLRYRAGRIGEFFRKEGPPGLRRAVGQVVRLQPADNPTAVGAPRAESVPLEAAPAEEPDDDENVEPSS from the coding sequence ATGGCTGAGGAAGGTCTGAACGGCAGGGACCGCTTGCGCGGCGGGCTGCGCATGGCCCTGCGCGGGCGCCGTGACCCGGCACCGGTAGCGGGCCGGCGCAGTCGTGCGTCGGCCGGTATGGGTGATGTGCACACCCGCAAGGTGCTCGACCTGACCATCCGGCTCGCGGAGGTCATGCTCTCGTCGGGCTCGGGTACCGCCGACGTCGTGGCCACTGCGCAGGATGTAGCGCAGGCCTATCGGCTCACCGACTGCGTCGTCGACATCACCGTCGCGACCATCATCGTGTCGGCGCTGCCGACCGCCGACAGCCCGCCGGTGACCATCATGCGCGCGGTCCGCACCAGGTCCACCGATTACACCCGGCTCGCCGAGCTAGATCGGTTGGTGCGGCGCATCACCTCTGGCGGCATCACCGTCGACGAGGCCCACGAGGCCATGGACGAGCTGACCGAGAGCCCGCATCCGTTCCCTCGCTGGCTCGCGACCGCAGGGTGGGCGGGCTTCGCGCTCGGCATCGCGTTGCTGCTGGGCGGCAACTGGTTGACCTGTCTGCTTGCCAGCCTCACCGCCGCGTTGATCGATCGGGTCGGCCGCCTGCTGAACCGGATCGGGACCCCGTTCTTCTTCCAGCACGCAGTCGGGGCAGCGATCGCGACCTTGATCGCCCTGGCCGCCTATCGCTACACCGGCCAGGGTCTCAGCGCGCTGGTCGCCACCGGGATCGTGCTGTTGCTCTCCGGCATGACTTTGGTCGGTGCTGTGCAGGATGCGTTGACCGGTTACATGGTCACTGCGGTCGCACGACTCGGGGACGCGGTCTTTCTCACGGCGGGAATCGTCGTGGGCATCACCGGCGCACTGCAGGCCGCCACCCTCCTGGGGGTGCAGATCGAACTCCATGTCAACACGGCCGGCACCTTCATCACACCGAGAGGGCCGCTGCCCATCTTCCTCGCGGTCGTGGGTGCCGCGCTGGCCGGAATCTGTCTGACCATGGCCAGCTACGCGCCGCTGAGATCACTGCCCACAGCCGGACTTGCGGCCGGGCTTGCCGAGCTGACGCTGATCGGGCTGGGCACCGCCGGATTCGGCCAGTGGGCGGCCACCGGGATCGCGGCGGTCGGGGTCGGATTCCTGGCTACCCTCATCTCCATTCGCCGGCAGTCCCCGGCGCTGGTGACGGCGACCGCGGGCATCATGCCGATGCTGCCCGGTCTCGCCGTGTTCTGGGCGGTGTTCGCCTTCGCCGTGGACGAGAAGTTCGGTGAGGGGCTGGCGCACCTGCTGAGCGCGGCAGCTACGGCGTTGGCACTGGGCAGCGGCGTGGTGATGGGTGAGCTTCTCGGCTCGCCCCTGCGGTACCGCGCCGGACGCATCGGTGAGTTCTTCCGCAAAGAGGGACCGCCCGGGCTGCGCCGGGCGGTGGGGCAGGTGGTCCGGCTTCAGCCGGCTGACAACCCGACCGCTGTCGGGGCTCCGCGCGCCGAGAGCGTCCCGTTGGAGGCGGCACCGGCCGAGGAGCCGGACGACGACGAGAACGTAGAACCCAGCAGCTGA
- a CDS encoding class I SAM-dependent methyltransferase has translation MVDWHSWHEDYDRPDSALAHRLRAVQTLIRQALDETAAGPLRIVSLCAGQGRDLLEVLAGHPRRDDVRARLVELDPRNAEVAAEAVDRYRLTGVEVVTGDAALVEHYAELAPADIVVACGIFGNITDADIERTIGFLPQLTKTGGTVLWTRGRTVPDRIPLILNWFEERSFDLVWVSPPDVSYGVGAHRFTGQPQPLQVAEQIFTFVGSDVIRAADSVR, from the coding sequence GTGGTGGATTGGCACAGCTGGCATGAGGACTATGACCGACCCGATTCCGCGCTGGCGCATCGGCTTCGCGCCGTGCAGACCCTGATCAGGCAAGCGCTCGATGAGACCGCGGCCGGCCCGCTGCGGATCGTCAGCCTGTGCGCCGGCCAGGGCCGGGATCTGCTCGAGGTGCTGGCCGGGCATCCGCGACGCGACGACGTCCGGGCGCGCCTGGTCGAATTGGACCCGCGCAATGCGGAGGTCGCCGCCGAGGCGGTGGACAGATATCGGTTGACCGGGGTCGAGGTGGTGACCGGTGATGCCGCGCTCGTCGAGCACTACGCCGAACTGGCTCCTGCGGACATCGTGGTGGCCTGCGGCATCTTCGGCAACATCACCGATGCGGACATCGAGCGGACCATCGGTTTCCTTCCACAGCTGACCAAGACCGGTGGTACCGTGCTGTGGACCCGCGGGCGCACTGTCCCGGACCGGATTCCCTTGATTCTCAACTGGTTTGAGGAACGCAGTTTCGATCTTGTCTGGGTATCGCCGCCAGACGTGAGTTACGGTGTCGGCGCGCATCGCTTCACCGGTCAGCCGCAACCGCTGCAAGTGGCCGAGCAGATCTTCACCTTTGTCGGCTCCGACGTGATCAGGGCCGCCGACAGCGTGCGCTGA
- a CDS encoding DUF2278 family protein, producing MAISYGVLRARPDRFVREDGQSSPHLQIRALDDSGQPWRVAVNVESNDGSEVVFWVVDPLVGHPVVSGLASAASGFTLTQSNSASSLDYVKAPMFDFMLGRALPPSGNANADDLQDLLTLYLTQCRAAGGELYAFGAKFDRNLHKPIDAEFGNTDGLHGVHDIHMNQGNVGAHSGDNGAFHDGGLLLAFPDRVVGILLAFQTQQVPTDAVGDAAPGAQPLARLIGQPGPGTPVTVGAAYLERALINPVGPDPGHEAVVIGNRATTAVSLHGWRLVDRNGRESKLDAELAAGASAVIVLDGSGVQLGNSGGNLLLVDDRGTQVDSVTYSRIDADVVDRYVRFQR from the coding sequence ATGGCGATCAGTTACGGCGTCCTGCGCGCTCGACCGGACCGTTTCGTGCGGGAGGACGGGCAGTCCAGCCCGCACCTGCAGATCCGGGCGCTGGACGACTCCGGCCAACCGTGGCGCGTCGCGGTCAACGTGGAGTCCAACGACGGCAGCGAAGTCGTCTTCTGGGTGGTCGATCCGCTGGTCGGCCACCCTGTCGTCAGCGGTCTGGCGAGCGCGGCGTCGGGCTTCACCCTCACGCAGTCCAACTCGGCGTCGTCCTTGGACTACGTCAAGGCGCCGATGTTCGACTTCATGCTGGGCCGGGCGCTGCCTCCCAGCGGCAATGCGAATGCCGACGACCTGCAAGATCTTCTGACCTTGTATCTGACCCAGTGCCGTGCAGCCGGCGGCGAACTCTACGCCTTCGGTGCCAAATTCGACCGCAACCTGCACAAGCCGATCGATGCCGAGTTCGGCAACACCGACGGCCTTCACGGCGTCCACGACATCCACATGAATCAGGGCAACGTCGGCGCCCACAGCGGCGACAACGGCGCATTCCACGACGGCGGACTCCTGCTGGCCTTCCCCGATCGGGTCGTCGGCATTCTGCTGGCGTTCCAGACGCAGCAGGTGCCCACCGACGCGGTCGGTGACGCGGCACCGGGCGCGCAGCCGCTGGCCCGGTTGATCGGGCAACCGGGCCCGGGCACACCGGTCACTGTGGGGGCGGCATACCTCGAGCGGGCGCTGATCAATCCCGTCGGCCCGGACCCTGGACATGAGGCCGTTGTGATCGGCAACCGCGCCACCACGGCAGTGTCGCTGCATGGCTGGCGGCTGGTCGACCGCAACGGCAGGGAGAGCAAGCTCGACGCGGAGCTGGCCGCTGGTGCGTCGGCGGTGATCGTGCTCGACGGGTCAGGTGTCCAGCTCGGCAATTCGGGCGGAAATCTGCTGCTGGTCGACGATCGCGGCACTCAGGTGGACAGCGTCACCTACTCCCGAATCGATGCGGACGTCGTCGATCGCTACGTGCGCTTCCAGCGGTAG
- a CDS encoding extracellular catalytic domain type 1 short-chain-length polyhydroxyalkanoate depolymerase — MLFTSGWLRTAVSAIVVGFSWCAAGVTSAAAAPIPSAQIDFGGMMRTYRLHLPAGGPPSGLVVNLHAAGATGADQAALTHYDAVGDAYGFAVVYPDGIDYSWADGRGASVPDRQGVDDVGFISTLVDRLVAENGIPRGRVYATGLSAGGFMANRLACDRADLFAAIAPVAGTLGTNVGCNPVRPVSVLATYGTADPVVPFNGGPMTGRGGGSTVVSGPAMVDRWRQINGCPAPSDEVLPSTGDGTETHRLASDGCAAGTSVVFMRVDGGGHTWPGVPEILPVQSVGAASRAFDASDASAQFFASHGR; from the coding sequence GTGCTTTTCACATCGGGATGGCTCAGAACAGCGGTATCGGCGATCGTTGTCGGGTTCTCGTGGTGCGCGGCCGGTGTCACGTCCGCGGCGGCAGCGCCGATACCCTCGGCACAGATCGACTTCGGCGGCATGATGCGCACCTACCGGTTGCACCTGCCTGCCGGGGGTCCACCGTCGGGGCTCGTGGTCAACCTGCACGCCGCCGGCGCGACCGGGGCCGACCAGGCGGCACTCACTCACTACGACGCGGTGGGCGACGCGTATGGGTTCGCGGTGGTCTATCCCGACGGCATCGATTACAGCTGGGCTGATGGCCGCGGCGCTTCCGTGCCGGACCGTCAAGGGGTCGACGATGTCGGGTTCATCTCCACCCTCGTAGATCGCCTCGTCGCCGAGAACGGCATCCCGCGTGGCCGGGTATACGCCACCGGGCTGTCGGCGGGCGGGTTCATGGCCAACCGGCTGGCCTGTGATCGTGCCGACCTGTTCGCCGCGATCGCCCCGGTCGCCGGCACGCTCGGAACGAACGTCGGCTGCAATCCGGTCAGACCCGTCTCGGTCCTTGCGACATACGGGACTGCAGACCCCGTCGTGCCGTTCAACGGTGGGCCGATGACCGGGCGCGGGGGCGGCAGCACCGTGGTATCGGGTCCGGCGATGGTCGACCGGTGGCGGCAGATCAACGGCTGCCCGGCTCCGTCTGACGAGGTGCTGCCCAGCACCGGGGACGGCACCGAAACCCACCGCCTCGCCTCGGACGGGTGTGCTGCGGGCACCTCGGTGGTGTTCATGCGGGTCGACGGTGGCGGGCACACCTGGCCGGGAGTGCCCGAGATTCTTCCCGTGCAGTCGGTCGGCGCGGCCAGCCGGGCCTTCGACGCCTCCGACGCCTCCGCTCAGTTCTTCGCCTCTCACGGCAGATAG
- a CDS encoding alcohol dehydrogenase catalytic domain-containing protein, with the protein MATHRAVHVRSSGGTLELVDAQTVSPDRGQVRVAVAACGVCGTDRAILNGGFPGTSWPVTPGHEIAGTVAEIGPGVSDFAVGDRVAIGWFGGHCGVCIPCRKGLFIHCERGQIPSLHYPGGYAESVTVPANALARIPDELSFAEAAPMGCAGVTTYNALRHTRALPGDLVAVLGVGGLGHLGLQFARAMGFETVAIARGSGKEADARSLGARHYIDSTAGDVSAALRDLGGAAVVLATVGNSQAMADTVGGLGPRGELVAIGVSADPLPISPVQLIQPALSISGHPSGTARDVEETMRFAVLTGVRALIEERPLAEAADAYAAMEQGQARYRMVLTV; encoded by the coding sequence ATGGCAACTCACCGAGCTGTGCACGTCCGGTCATCCGGCGGCACCCTCGAACTCGTTGACGCCCAAACCGTCTCGCCCGATCGGGGACAGGTTCGGGTCGCGGTCGCGGCGTGCGGCGTGTGCGGCACCGATCGGGCCATCCTCAACGGCGGCTTCCCGGGCACCTCGTGGCCGGTGACCCCAGGCCACGAGATTGCCGGAACCGTCGCCGAAATTGGGCCCGGCGTAAGTGATTTCGCGGTCGGCGACCGAGTCGCCATCGGATGGTTCGGCGGGCACTGCGGGGTGTGCATCCCATGCCGTAAGGGCCTGTTCATCCACTGCGAGAGGGGACAGATACCGAGCCTGCATTACCCGGGAGGTTACGCGGAATCGGTCACCGTACCGGCGAACGCGCTGGCCCGGATCCCCGACGAGCTGTCCTTCGCCGAGGCCGCCCCCATGGGATGTGCGGGCGTGACCACGTACAACGCGCTTCGCCATACGCGTGCCCTCCCAGGTGACCTGGTTGCGGTGCTCGGCGTGGGCGGACTGGGGCACCTCGGCCTGCAGTTCGCCCGTGCGATGGGCTTCGAGACCGTCGCGATCGCGCGTGGCTCGGGCAAGGAGGCCGATGCGCGCTCGCTGGGCGCCCGGCACTACATCGACTCGACCGCCGGGGACGTCAGTGCGGCGCTGCGTGATCTGGGCGGGGCGGCGGTGGTGCTGGCCACCGTGGGCAATTCGCAGGCGATGGCCGACACCGTCGGCGGCCTCGGGCCGCGCGGCGAACTGGTAGCGATCGGGGTGTCGGCGGACCCGTTGCCGATCAGCCCGGTGCAACTGATCCAGCCCGCACTGAGCATTTCGGGGCATCCGTCGGGGACCGCCCGCGATGTCGAAGAGACGATGCGCTTCGCGGTGCTCACCGGCGTGCGGGCACTGATCGAGGAACGCCCGCTCGCCGAGGCCGCGGACGCCTATGCCGCGATGGAACAGGGGCAGGCGCGCTACCGCATGGTCTTGACGGTCTGA
- a CDS encoding maleylpyruvate isomerase N-terminal domain-containing protein: MSEFSDSWAALRAAVAGLERPDFVRDSGCAGWLIRDLVCHLIIDAQDVLITLATPTRAAPTRAAATYWELSDTPPTGADPLDALTVRLAAAYEDSDLLKFHLDDLGSAAGRAAELADPEVRVETKNQVLTVGDYLCAYVLEWTLHHLDLVAHLPGAVGPPAAGLARSRKLLGEVTGVSFPDELSDSDVLLVGTGRRAPTDAEKVALGATAARLPFVLG; this comes from the coding sequence GTGAGCGAGTTCTCGGATTCGTGGGCGGCGTTACGCGCGGCAGTCGCCGGGCTCGAGCGGCCGGATTTCGTCCGGGACTCCGGCTGCGCGGGGTGGTTGATTCGAGACCTGGTGTGCCACCTCATCATTGATGCCCAGGACGTGCTGATCACCCTGGCCACCCCGACCCGCGCCGCCCCGACCCGCGCCGCAGCCACCTACTGGGAACTGTCGGACACACCTCCGACCGGTGCGGATCCGTTGGATGCGCTGACCGTCCGGCTGGCCGCGGCCTACGAGGATTCGGACCTGCTCAAGTTCCACCTGGACGACCTCGGCTCGGCGGCCGGGCGGGCGGCCGAGCTCGCCGACCCGGAAGTTCGGGTCGAAACCAAGAACCAGGTGCTCACCGTGGGCGACTATCTCTGTGCCTACGTGCTCGAATGGACGTTGCACCACCTGGATCTGGTCGCGCACCTGCCGGGCGCAGTCGGACCACCGGCGGCGGGTCTGGCCCGGTCGCGCAAACTGCTCGGTGAGGTCACCGGCGTCTCGTTCCCCGACGAGTTGTCGGACAGCGACGTTCTGCTGGTGGGAACAGGACGGCGGGCACCGACCGATGCGGAGAAGGTGGCGCTCGGAGCAACGGCAGCGCGACTTCCGTTCGTTCTCGGCTGA
- the cynS gene encoding cyanase, with protein sequence MSRDEITAAIIQARLTKGLTWQQLADAIDKPVVWTVSALLGQHPVPAESGTIIADLLGLDESVVPVLAAVPMRGGLPTAVPTDPTIYRFYEALQVYGGALKELIHEQFGDGIMSAINFSVDVQRKSHPTGDRVVVTFDGKFLPYDWTAAES encoded by the coding sequence ATGAGCAGAGACGAGATCACCGCCGCGATCATCCAGGCCCGTCTGACCAAGGGGCTGACATGGCAGCAATTGGCCGATGCCATCGACAAACCCGTGGTGTGGACGGTGTCTGCACTGCTCGGACAGCACCCGGTTCCGGCCGAATCCGGCACGATCATCGCAGACCTGCTGGGGCTCGACGAGTCGGTGGTGCCGGTGCTCGCCGCGGTGCCGATGCGCGGTGGCCTTCCGACTGCCGTGCCCACCGATCCCACGATCTACCGCTTCTATGAGGCGCTCCAGGTCTACGGTGGCGCGCTCAAGGAGCTTATTCATGAACAGTTCGGCGACGGCATCATGAGCGCCATCAACTTCAGCGTCGACGTGCAACGCAAATCGCATCCCACCGGCGATCGTGTGGTCGTCACCTTCGACGGCAAATTCCTGCCATACGACTGGACTGCCGCGGAAAGCTAG
- a CDS encoding fatty acyl-AMP ligase, translating into MDSGTQVQYEAPAGLLRIEDCLDENGGIILPPGTTLISLIDRNIAHVGDLVAYRFLDHSHGEEEVFELTWTQLGVRLRAVAALLQQVAVRGDRVAVLAPQGLDYVVGFFAAIKAGNIAVPLFAPELQGHAERLETALLDSCPTTVLTTVSANTAVQEFLAKMPESVRPEVVVIDEVPDSVGERFTPIPVDPDDISHLQYTSGSTRPPVGVEITHRAVGTNLLQMILSIDLLNRNTHGLSWLPLYHDMGLSMIGFPAVYGGHSTLMSPTAFIRRPQRWIRAMSEASKHGRVITAAPNFAYEWTAQRGVPAAGEDIDLSNVVLIIGSEPVIPEVITAFNEKFAPYGLPPTAFKPSYGIAEATLLISTIAPAEQASVVYFDREQLAVGRAVRVDAHAEDALAHVSCGHPARSLWAVIVDPATADARSEEVPDGHVGEIWLHGNNIGRGYWGRPEETRRTFGVRLNTRLDSGSHAEGLQADVTWLRTGDLGVYFEGQFYVTGRLADLIQIDGRSHYPHDIEATVADASPLVRRGYVTAFTVAPDGDPEGTRLVVIAERAARTNRADPEEASEAIRAAVAARHGLTLADLRFLPAGAIPRTTSGKLARVACRAEYLAGTLGVR; encoded by the coding sequence ATGGATAGCGGCACTCAGGTTCAGTACGAGGCCCCGGCAGGCCTGCTCCGTATCGAGGACTGCCTGGACGAGAACGGCGGCATCATCCTGCCCCCGGGTACCACTCTGATTTCGCTCATCGACCGCAACATCGCCCACGTCGGCGACCTGGTGGCGTACCGGTTCCTGGATCACAGCCACGGCGAGGAAGAAGTCTTCGAACTGACCTGGACACAGCTGGGCGTTCGGTTGCGGGCTGTCGCTGCGCTGCTGCAGCAGGTCGCTGTGCGGGGTGACCGCGTAGCGGTCCTCGCTCCGCAAGGCCTGGACTATGTCGTGGGCTTCTTCGCCGCGATCAAGGCCGGAAACATCGCTGTGCCGCTGTTCGCGCCCGAATTGCAGGGCCACGCCGAACGGCTGGAAACCGCACTGCTCGACTCTTGTCCGACGACCGTCCTGACCACCGTCTCCGCCAACACGGCCGTGCAGGAATTCCTGGCGAAGATGCCGGAGTCCGTGCGTCCAGAGGTGGTGGTCATCGATGAGGTGCCTGATTCCGTGGGGGAAAGATTCACCCCGATTCCGGTCGATCCCGACGACATCTCGCACCTGCAGTACACCTCGGGATCGACGCGCCCGCCGGTCGGCGTGGAGATCACCCACCGAGCAGTCGGGACGAACCTGCTGCAGATGATCCTGTCCATCGATCTGTTGAACCGAAATACCCACGGCCTGAGTTGGTTACCGCTCTATCACGACATGGGGCTGTCGATGATCGGCTTTCCCGCGGTGTACGGCGGCCACTCGACATTGATGTCGCCGACGGCGTTCATCCGCCGTCCCCAGCGATGGATCCGGGCCATGTCGGAGGCGTCGAAGCACGGTCGCGTGATCACCGCCGCGCCGAACTTCGCCTATGAATGGACAGCCCAGCGCGGCGTGCCCGCCGCGGGTGAGGACATCGATCTGAGCAATGTGGTGCTGATTATCGGTTCCGAGCCCGTAATTCCCGAAGTGATAACGGCTTTCAACGAGAAGTTCGCTCCGTACGGACTGCCGCCGACGGCGTTCAAACCGTCGTACGGTATCGCCGAGGCCACCCTGTTGATCTCGACCATCGCCCCGGCCGAGCAGGCCTCGGTGGTGTACTTCGACCGCGAGCAACTCGCCGTCGGCCGTGCGGTTCGCGTCGACGCACACGCCGAAGATGCCCTCGCACACGTGTCGTGCGGACACCCCGCCCGCAGCTTGTGGGCGGTGATCGTCGACCCGGCGACCGCGGACGCCCGATCCGAGGAAGTGCCCGACGGGCACGTCGGCGAGATCTGGTTGCACGGCAACAACATCGGGCGCGGCTATTGGGGCCGTCCTGAGGAGACTCGCAGGACATTCGGGGTGAGGCTGAACACTCGCCTCGACTCGGGCAGTCACGCAGAGGGGCTGCAGGCGGACGTGACCTGGCTGCGCACCGGCGATCTCGGCGTGTACTTCGAGGGGCAGTTCTACGTGACCGGGCGGTTGGCCGACCTGATTCAGATCGACGGTCGCAGCCACTACCCGCACGACATCGAGGCCACCGTGGCGGACGCCTCACCGCTGGTGCGGCGCGGCTACGTCACGGCGTTCACCGTGGCTCCAGACGGCGATCCTGAGGGAACCAGGTTGGTGGTGATAGCCGAGCGTGCCGCCCGCACCAACCGCGCCGATCCCGAGGAGGCGAGCGAGGCCATCCGCGCCGCGGTGGCTGCCCGGCACGGCCTGACCTTGGCTGACCTGAGATTCCTTCCCGCAGGCGCGATTCCACGGACCACCAGTGGCAAGCTGGCCCGGGTGGCTTGTCGCGCCGAGTACCTGGCGGGCACTCTGGGCGTGCGGTGA